A segment of the Neoarius graeffei isolate fNeoGra1 chromosome 5, fNeoGra1.pri, whole genome shotgun sequence genome:
accgctgggctcgaacccagaatcttcttgctgtgaggtgacagtgctaaccactacaccaccatgctgttgtTCATACCCTCTTCATGTTGTTTAAAATATAATTTGGCCTCTTGATATTGCTTAATTTGGAttaataaaatacttttgttaAACGTTTAAGGTGGTGCGTCTCCCTTTGTTATGGCTATTGAGCCAGGTCATAACAGTCCCCTTAAAGTCATATTCTTATATTAAACCAAATTGGCAGTGATTAGTGCAGGATTTACAGCTAGgactgttcatctcatctcatctcattatctctagccgctttatcctgttctacagggttgcaggcaagctggagcctatcccagctgagtacgggcgaaaggcggggtacaccctggacaagtcgccaggtcatcacagggctgacacatagacacagacaaccattcacactcacattcacacctacggtcaatttagagtcaccagttaacctaacctgcatgtctttggactgtaggggaaatgggagcacccagaggaaacccacacggacatgaggaaagcatgcaaactccacacagaaaggccctcgccggccacggggctcgaacccggaccttcttgctgtgaggtgacagcactaaccactacacctccatgCTGTTGTTCCTACCCTCTTCATGTTGTTTAAAATATAATTTGGCCTCTTGATATTGCTTAATTTGGAttaataaaatacttttgttaAACGTTTATGgtggtgcatctccctttgttatGGCTATTGAGCCAGGTCATAACAGTCCCAgttatttattttgggttttttaaGTTTATTTTGAATCGTTTCTTGCTTTAATGTTGCATTATATTCCATCTGACAGCAAAGAAAAGCTTTTCTTCTTCAGTCTGATGTTTTCATGCTTTCAACTTGTGTTTAAAGGTGCTGGTCTAGATGCTGTTGAAAAACCTCATCTCAGACAGGTTTACTGAAGAAATATTGAACCACTTTGGAGGCATGAAAGGGTGGCATAAAAAACTGACTTGTGTCTGAACGCGCAACTTTCCCCAGGGGAATACTGACATAAATTTTAGATTTCAGTTGCAGACGTTTATACAAACCCTTTCCTTTTGCAGACTCTGACGTTTAAAACCTGAATTATATTTTATGTTTGTAAATTATAATATGCACATCTGTAAGAAACATGAACAACATGTTTACTTTTTAAAAGGgccatattatgaaaaactcacttttttagTGCTTTTGCACttgcaataccagtcaaaagtttggatagacTTACTGATTCATAGTCATGAGtaagcgtgtccaaacttttgactggtagtgtacATTTGGGTACATTTCTGGAGTGCCTacaaacccacaaactctgaaaaaagacacccagtcagtttcttttgttctgtCTAGTTCAGAAAACATGTGATTCACCAATCATTCAGGTTTCACCAGGTCATTCAGCCTCTTTTATTTCACaaggggagctcattagaattatgccaCCCCTGTCATCTGAGTATCTTCACACATGACTTACAAATGAATATTCATAAGAAAAGTGCTATTTGATTGGTCGGTGGAAGAAGGAGGTGGggttcattatcatttaaaggaacaggcactcaaatcggCCATTTTGTACAGGGCTGTTTAGCcagggatggcatggtggtgtagtactgtcgcctcacagcaagaaggttctgggttcgagccccgtggctgacgagggcctttctgtgtggagtttgcatgttctccccgtgtctgcgtgggtttcccctgggtgctccggtttcccccacagtccaaagacgtgtggttaggttaattggtggctctaaatttgaatggttgtttgtctctatgtgtcagccctgcgatgacctggcgacttgtccagggtgtaccccgcctctcgcccacagtcagctgggataggctccagcttgcccgtgaccctgcacagggtaagcgattacagataatggatggatgtcccaGATATTTCATTAGGACATCAGACAGCTGTGTCAACTTATGGGAAAGGTTTATAACATGTTACCTGTAAACTTATATGCTATTTGTATAATATTCTACATAAACTGTAGGCATGTCTTATGATAGACCTAGTGTACTTTATCCCATCGTTGTACGAGGATCAAAAGTTGCTAACAGCATAAAAACTTTGGCAAGTTGTGAATTCATTAAGATTGTTAACACATGCCAGTTGAGAGTCTATATACGAGAAGCCATGCTATTTAAAGCACATATCCTTAATGAACCTGACCAGCATAAACAGGTTCTCATTCCTGAGGAACATTGACGCTATTAGACTACCTGAGTTCCTGAATCTGTTTCTTTATACATTTTAATATAGTAACTTTTTTTGCTTTCTACTTCTGTATGTTTCTTCTTTTTAATAACAGCATTCATACTGTATTTCTTCAATCCACAACATGAGGTCTCCTAATACTTCCTCAGTTATAGTCACATCCTCAAAATAACTGGTGTGAAGAACTCTTAGCGTTCCATCGTCAGAGCATGACATTTAATATTATGTATAAATAACATGCTTAACAAATTTGCTGCATGTATTAACCTGTAATATGCAAACTTTATATGTGGTTATGAGCTGTTTATGATTGTAAAAACAACTATGTATGGAAAGAAGTAACTGAAAAGTTCACTGAGGGTTACTCATGGCACAGTAGTATTATTATGAATTGATTTGTCCTGCAGTACAACTAGAAAATGCATATACGTTTTGAAGTATGTAATCTGCAACTCTAAAAGACCCTATTATGTTGAAAAATTTGCAAGGGTAAGTCATAATCATTCATTATTCTCTATGTCCTCTTCAGAAATGGTTGTCCCATGCCTGTGCCAAAATCTAAAAAGGTTAATTATTATCGTTGAAGTGACGGGGCAGCTGAAGACACAGGCAGTGAAACATGGTATGAGTCATTCCAGCAATGTTGCTTGATACTGTGATATATTCTGGATCCTCTCTCCCACCACTAGCTTTCAGCACAACTTCTTCAAAATGTTCTAGACACACAAGAGGATCTTTCCTAtctcacacgcacacaagtgTGTTTACGACTCAGTCCACCAGACACACACTTCTATCTGGATGTCAGTGGAATTCTAGACCTAAGAACGTGCTTTAAACTTCTTCAGCTCTCCTGAACACTGCTCAAAGCTGAAATTCTCCTATCTCTGAAGAGATTAGAAGCAATGAAGATGTTTTGTGTTGTTTAGCTGCTTAGGGAGTCATAAGCCATAAAACCTTAAGATCTGAGCTCTGTGCTAGGATGGGAGGAAAGAAATCGAAGGAACCCACAAGCAACAACATGAAACTTGTAGGAAGAAAAAGCACAGCCTGTAAGGAAATCCTGACATCATCCGAGAGGATCCGCAAGCACGTTGTGATGCAATTTGGTTACAAGGTGCTGAGCTTGGCTCGACAAGGTATGACTGCACCTCCTGAGGAGCTATGGGATCTCACAGAACTGCAGAAGCTAAATTTGTCCCTGAACTGCTTATGTTTCTTGCCTTGTTCTGTGGCATTCCTTCAGAACCTGGTTGTACTTAATTTGTGTGGTAACCAGCTGACCAGTCTGCCCCCTGAGATCGGGCAACTAAGGAACCTAAAGGTGCTCTTTGCGTACCATAATCACCTGACTGATGTTCCTGAGGAGCTAGGCTCTTGTACTAAGCTGGAGGTCTTAAACCTGGCAAACAACCAGCTCACAAGTCTCCCAGATAGCCTGGCTGCTCTCATGAGCCTGCGGAAACTCAACCTAAGCCACAACAATATTGTGTATATCCCAGCATGTGTCTATACCATGAAAAATCTGGTCTTCTTGAATGTGGCCTGTAATAGGCTGGAGAACATCGCGGAGCGTATCCAAGCACTGTCTGAGCTAAAGATCCTCATTGTGGAAGAGAACTGTATTCATTGTCTGCCAACGATGCTCTGCTATCTGACGAAGTTAGAACTGCTCAATGTGGATCATAATGACATTCAGAACGTTCCTGCTGAAATGCACCAACTGAACAGGCTGGAGAAACTAGCTTCTCATCCGCTGGATAAAGGACTCCATATCATGCATAACCCTCTGGTCAAGCCAATTAGAGAGGTGTTAGATGGAGGTCTCCAAGCTCTTTATAACTATCTCAAGGCCAACTGAAATGCTGTGCCGTAAGAGTTTAAACGTAaactattttctcatctcatcgcatctcatctcatctcattatctgtagccgctttatcctgttctacagggtcgcaggcaagctggagcctatcccagctgactacgggcgaaaggcggggtacaccctggacaagtcaccaggtcatcacagggccgacacatagacacagacaaccattcacactcacattcacacctacggtcaatttagagtcaccagttaacctaacctgcatgtctttggactgtgggggaaaccggagcacacggaggaaacccacgcagacacggggagaacatacaaactccacacagaaaggccctcaccggccacggggctcgaacctggaccttcttgctgtgaggtgacagcgctaaccactacaccaccatgccgcccgtaaaCTATTTTATTATTTGAATTATTTTTTCTTTACATATCTGTTtggaaagggcggcacggtggtgtagtggttagcgctgtcgcctcacagcaagaaggtcctgggttcgagccccggggccggcgagggcctttctgtgtggagtttgcatgttctccccatgtccacgtgggtttcctccgggtgctccggtttcccccacagtccaaagacatgcaggttaggttaactggtgactctaaattgaccgtagatgtgagtgtgaatggttgtctgtgtctatgtgtcagccctgtgatgacctggcgacttgtccagggtgtaccctgcctttcgcccgtagtcagctgggataggctccagcttgcctgtgaccctgtagaacaggataaagcagctacagataatgagatgaggtgagatctaTTTGGAAATCCATAAATTGCTCAGGGATTATATGAACCCTGGCAGAAGTGGAcagaaagtacatttacttgagtactgtacttaagtacactttttgagtatctgtactttacttgagtattatattttttggaaacttctgattttaacttcactacatttgaaagacaaatatcgtacttttcactccactacatttctatcaaggtcctcgttactcgttactatgaagcggctttgaaagtggatgctttttcttttctaaaatgtgattgtttttttcacaggagacactgagacagccaatcagtaatcactagagtcacgtcacgtccatagactgtataaaatcaagttcagtgatttatctgcagcattatttgaacacgatcagttgatggcgataatggaaggaggtggttcttctggggaatgcacgcacccatggcccatgaacccatgtttcagttttctgaaaggattaaagatttgtttcattttgaatgttttctttgtttgcctaaaacgaaccacatcacagcctacaaaaactgaccatccaacctgcagaagcatattgaggtctgtaaatgttttattccaagagaaagcttgcaatgaagttgtctgtgcttttagagctagcaataacgttgcaatagctatgcagtctggttagtcaaattactttctatggatttgcccaccaagttgccatcgccttgtcgacggctaacgttaacacacagctagttaacttggacactgttagttagcatgtaaaaatggagttacgctaacatgaataacgttaacttatctgaagtcctttcagaaatacagtatgttttagcataatcttgccaaataaacagaatgtagaaatctttcttttttagtagtgttagcgacccaatatgattttgagtttgaaaagagtttgctagcatgtcaggtggagtttcactgactagctagcttaacgttaaaccaccatgatggcacagcatgcgctcattttgtgaattcacatttctgtctttggtaacagcattaggttttgtaaacattgtggcaataatacgacGATGCGCTgacagaaaatctcatctcattatctgtagccgctttatcctgttctacagggtcgtaggcaagctggagtctatcccagctgactacaggcgagaggcagggtacaccctggacaagtcgccaggtgttgacagggctgacacatagacaaccattcacacttacagtcaatttagagtcaccagttaacctaacctgcatgtctttgggggaaaccggagcacccggaggaaacccacgcggacaacatgcaaactccacacagaaaggcccttgtcggccacggggctcaaaccttgaccttcttgctgtgaggcgacagcactaaccactacaccaccatgccgcccctgacagaaaatgtacttttaatacttatgtatttttaaaagcaagtacttcaggactttaacttaagtaaaaatttgactgtacaactttcacttgtatcggagtaacatttgaccagcaggatctgtactttgacttaagtaatgaagtcgggtactttgtccacctctggctaaTGGAGTTTTCCAGTGCTTTATTAAGAACACAACAAAATGTTGCTAATGTCTTTATTAGCATGACCAGAATTGAGAAACATTAAGCCATGCTAAAATCTGAAAATGAGCAAAAAATGTACAATGAATATACTTAATGCTATTGGGACTAATAGTAGAAGCAAAAGAACATAAGGAGATGATGTGAACCTCCTGGCAAAGAGGAGAACAGTGTGTAAGCACTTGTTGTCTTGGTTATTAAAGTGTACTGTACAAAGATCCCTCTGAGTATGTGAAGGTTGCTGATACTGAAATCTTTTCATTCTGCAGTGCCAGGACTTGAGGGCACGTTTAAGGTTCCCAGGAGCATGTTAAACAAAGGGCACAAGCTTGGCAGTTGTGCTTAAAAAGCACTGGAATTCATCTCCATTTTGTGCAGCGCTGAGTTCATTTGGAACCGTCTATGAACCTGCTGACTCAGTCACGTTGACCCTTGTTGTCCACAATCTTTTCATGAAAGCCCCAAGAGAAGAAGAGATACAATTATAACCAGCCTCTACCACTTTCTACAAGTGTTGAACGTGTATTGGAGTGCAAAGCAGAGACATTTCAATTACTACAAAAGAAAGGTCAATGTGCATGCTGTTGAAAAGTACAAGGCCTTTTATTTGAAGGGCATTTGGCTTATTTCCCCGAAAATTATGTACTATATGATTTCAAC
Coding sequences within it:
- the lrrc30a gene encoding leucine-rich repeat-containing protein 30a, which produces MGGKKSKEPTSNNMKLVGRKSTACKEILTSSERIRKHVVMQFGYKVLSLARQGMTAPPEELWDLTELQKLNLSLNCLCFLPCSVAFLQNLVVLNLCGNQLTSLPPEIGQLRNLKVLFAYHNHLTDVPEELGSCTKLEVLNLANNQLTSLPDSLAALMSLRKLNLSHNNIVYIPACVYTMKNLVFLNVACNRLENIAERIQALSELKILIVEENCIHCLPTMLCYLTKLELLNVDHNDIQNVPAEMHQLNRLEKLASHPLDKGLHIMHNPLVKPIREVLDGGLQALYNYLKAN